One genomic window of Caballeronia sp. SBC1 includes the following:
- a CDS encoding cytochrome C oxidase subunit II, with amino-acid sequence MSTENRPSSEDIAARIERKWAVLVLSIMVVLVGMVIFTGLHWAMMPPSRVETIRPDTLNVSGEFIESNLGSAVEADGSVTVRIVAQQYSFTPQCLLVPTDTPLTFRATSADVVHGFLVTNTNINSMVEPGYISTFKTNFTKPADHLMPCHEYCGTGHQAMWAHVQVIDKTTFLQMAHANGSRRLSCVK; translated from the coding sequence ATGAGCACTGAAAACAGACCCTCTTCAGAGGATATTGCTGCGCGGATCGAGCGTAAGTGGGCAGTCCTCGTGCTGAGCATTATGGTCGTGCTGGTCGGCATGGTGATCTTCACCGGCCTTCACTGGGCGATGATGCCACCGTCGCGCGTCGAAACCATTCGTCCCGACACATTGAACGTGAGCGGCGAATTCATCGAGAGCAATCTGGGCAGTGCGGTGGAAGCCGACGGCTCCGTCACCGTACGGATCGTCGCGCAGCAATATTCATTCACGCCGCAGTGCCTGCTCGTTCCCACTGACACCCCGCTCACCTTTCGCGCGACAAGCGCCGACGTGGTCCACGGTTTCCTTGTGACCAACACCAATATTAATTCAATGGTCGAGCCTGGCTATATCTCCACCTTCAAAACAAACTTCACTAAGCCGGCCGATCACTTGATGCCATGCCACGAGTACTGCGGCACGGGTCATCAGGCGATGTGGGCGCACGTGCAGGTCATCGACAAGACAACTTTCCTACAAATGGCGCATGCCAATGGCTCGCGGAGACTCAGCTGTGTTAAATAG
- a CDS encoding cytochrome c: protein MLKIRNLLGAFLTLLALTATQAHGVTPAETIKRGEYLARAGDCIACHTVPAGKLFGGGRPMDTPFGTLFTPNISSDKETGIGKWSPAEFYKMMHTGKSRDDTLLYPAMPFASYTKVTRDDSDAIFAYLQSTPPIRQPNRAHELRFPFNQRALLYGWRTLFLREGEYQPDPTQSVEWNRGAYLVEGLGHCTMCHTAINALGGNSPSKRFEGGLIPVQNWYAPSLTSNKEAGLGDWTIKDISDLLQSGVSNRGAVYGPMAEVVYDSFQYLSDQDIRSVAVYLKTLPARAGEKLEAQTAAVAEEKNRLYPLGNKIYDAECAICHAAQGQGKLPDFPPLANNQSIQMTSSVNPIRMVLNGGYAPGTMKNPRPYGMPPFAQSLSDEEVAAVVTFIRTAWGNHGAPVNGHDVNALRSSPLY, encoded by the coding sequence ATGCTCAAGATTCGCAACCTCCTCGGGGCCTTCCTGACTTTACTGGCTCTGACGGCCACCCAAGCTCATGGCGTCACCCCCGCAGAAACGATTAAACGTGGTGAATATCTGGCTCGTGCCGGCGATTGCATCGCGTGTCACACGGTGCCAGCGGGCAAACTGTTCGGCGGCGGCCGCCCGATGGATACGCCGTTCGGCACGCTGTTTACGCCCAACATTTCATCGGACAAGGAGACGGGTATCGGCAAGTGGAGCCCGGCCGAATTCTACAAAATGATGCATACCGGCAAGTCGCGCGACGATACGTTGCTGTACCCGGCCATGCCGTTCGCTTCGTATACCAAGGTCACGCGCGACGATTCCGACGCCATCTTTGCGTATCTTCAATCCACGCCGCCGATACGCCAGCCCAACCGTGCGCACGAACTGCGTTTTCCGTTCAACCAGCGGGCCTTGTTGTACGGCTGGCGCACGTTGTTCCTGCGCGAGGGTGAGTATCAACCCGACCCGACGCAATCGGTCGAATGGAACCGCGGCGCGTACCTGGTTGAAGGTCTCGGTCATTGCACGATGTGTCATACCGCCATCAACGCGCTCGGGGGCAACTCACCTTCGAAGCGGTTTGAAGGCGGCTTGATCCCAGTGCAGAACTGGTATGCGCCTTCGCTGACATCGAATAAGGAAGCCGGTCTGGGCGATTGGACAATCAAGGACATTTCGGACTTGCTGCAATCGGGCGTATCGAATCGCGGCGCGGTTTATGGACCAATGGCCGAGGTCGTCTACGACAGCTTCCAGTATCTCAGCGACCAGGACATTCGCTCGGTCGCGGTCTACCTGAAGACGCTGCCGGCGCGCGCGGGCGAAAAACTCGAAGCGCAGACGGCGGCGGTTGCCGAGGAAAAGAACCGCCTGTATCCGCTTGGCAACAAGATCTACGACGCCGAATGCGCGATTTGTCACGCGGCGCAAGGCCAGGGCAAGTTGCCGGATTTCCCGCCGCTCGCGAACAACCAATCCATACAGATGACGTCATCGGTGAATCCTATTCGCATGGTTCTGAATGGCGGATATGCGCCCGGCACGATGAAGAATCCGAGGCCCTATGGCATGCCACCCTTCGCGCAATCTCTCTCCGACGAAGAAGTCGCAGCTGTGGTCACATTTATCCGCACGGCATGGGGCAACCACGGGGCGCCAGTCAACGGGCACGATGTGAATGCGCTGCGCTCGTCGCCGCTTTATTAG
- a CDS encoding c-type cytochrome has product MQARVMGCAACHGGKGEGTGNDYYPRLAGKPAGYLYNQLLAFRDGRRNYPPMNYLLAYLPAAYLKQIADHFAAERPPFPAPAPVTANPVTLALGKSLVSNGDASRKIPACAACHGAALTGMEPAIPGLLGLHSDYITAQLGAWRYGTRKTFAPDCMHEIATRLDERGITAIAAYLASLPAPENPVPVAVGSLKMPLACGTEPNN; this is encoded by the coding sequence ATGCAGGCGCGCGTGATGGGTTGCGCCGCGTGTCACGGGGGTAAAGGCGAAGGTACGGGGAACGATTACTATCCGCGGCTCGCTGGGAAACCCGCCGGGTATCTGTACAACCAGTTGCTTGCATTTCGTGACGGTCGCCGCAACTATCCCCCGATGAATTACTTGCTGGCATACCTGCCCGCTGCATACCTTAAGCAGATCGCCGACCATTTTGCCGCCGAAAGGCCGCCATTCCCCGCGCCCGCGCCGGTGACGGCGAATCCGGTCACGCTGGCGCTGGGTAAATCGCTGGTGAGCAATGGCGATGCATCTCGCAAAATTCCGGCGTGCGCGGCTTGTCACGGCGCTGCGCTGACCGGCATGGAGCCGGCTATTCCAGGATTGCTCGGCCTTCACTCCGACTACATCACCGCGCAGTTGGGCGCGTGGCGTTACGGCACGCGCAAGACCTTCGCGCCCGATTGCATGCACGAGATTGCCACGCGGCTCGACGAGCGCGGTATCACTGCGATCGCAGCCTATCTCGCTTCGTTGCCGGCGCCAGAAAATCCGGTGCCGGTGGCCGTTGGCTCCCTCAAGATGCCGCTTGCTTGTGGCACCGAACCTAACAATTAA